A single genomic interval of Polaribacter vadi harbors:
- a CDS encoding RagB/SusD family nutrient uptake outer membrane protein yields the protein MKNIKYLFGLIILVITTGCSDFLEESPRSVLSEEELITPDNIDGFVTAAYASLGNDHYDMPFSLWPYGNVRSDDAYKGGSGPNDIQVFHFFEISENIRTDFGELDKFWFNSYIAISRVNRAIRNLNKLSVGDFPLKETRIAEMKFLRGHFYFMLKIMFKHVPYITEDIPIEDYGTISNRDLTNDELWDAIAGDFQSATAELPVSQQNIGRAGKTAAYAYLAKVRLYQAFEQDDNNQVTNINPAKLQMVIDATNNVLGLGSLEPDFANNFLPGNYENGSESIFAIQYTDSDNTLHGRLNFSDVLSTPQGLGCCDFHKPSQNLVNAYKTDANGLPLFNTYNDANVDYNNLNAVKVDPRLYHTVAIPNLPYKYDNDYLYVESWVRSPNPYGYYASLKENVSPNCGSCFVNIDPFYGNSKNRIQIRYADVLLMRAEALIELGQFNDALPIINEIRNRASQSTGFIGYANNLNVSPYIDGVNCTWTQDFARQALRWERRLEFAMEGSRFFDLVRWGIASETLNKYYQEESDEVEYYGGANFNSSKEEYCPIPQAQINFSQDVYKQNKGY from the coding sequence ATGAAGAATATAAAATATTTATTTGGACTCATTATTTTAGTCATCACTACTGGATGTTCTGATTTTTTGGAAGAAAGTCCTAGGTCAGTTTTATCTGAAGAAGAACTAATTACTCCAGACAATATAGATGGATTTGTGACTGCAGCGTACGCTTCTTTGGGTAACGATCATTATGACATGCCATTCAGTTTATGGCCTTATGGAAATGTAAGGTCTGATGATGCATATAAAGGAGGTAGTGGACCTAATGATATTCAAGTATTTCATTTTTTTGAAATATCTGAAAATATACGTACAGACTTTGGGGAGTTAGATAAATTCTGGTTTAATAGTTATATAGCTATTTCTAGAGTTAATCGAGCAATAAGAAACTTGAATAAATTAAGTGTTGGCGATTTTCCTTTGAAAGAAACAAGGATTGCAGAGATGAAGTTCTTAAGAGGGCATTTTTATTTCATGCTTAAAATAATGTTCAAGCATGTGCCATATATAACAGAAGATATTCCAATCGAAGATTATGGTACTATCTCTAACAGAGATCTTACAAATGATGAATTATGGGATGCTATTGCTGGAGATTTTCAGTCAGCAACTGCAGAACTTCCAGTTTCACAGCAAAACATTGGAAGAGCAGGTAAAACAGCAGCTTATGCTTATTTGGCAAAAGTAAGACTTTATCAAGCCTTTGAGCAAGATGATAATAATCAAGTAACAAACATTAATCCGGCTAAATTACAAATGGTTATAGATGCTACGAATAATGTTCTAGGTCTAGGTTCTTTAGAACCTGATTTCGCAAATAATTTTTTACCGGGTAATTATGAAAATGGATCTGAATCTATCTTTGCCATTCAATATACAGATAGTGATAATACACTACATGGAAGATTAAATTTTTCTGACGTATTATCAACTCCTCAAGGACTTGGCTGTTGTGATTTCCATAAGCCGAGTCAAAACCTTGTAAACGCTTATAAAACAGATGCTAATGGTCTTCCGTTATTCAATACCTATAATGACGCAAATGTTGATTATAACAATTTGAATGCTGTTAAGGTTGATCCACGTTTGTATCATACAGTAGCAATACCAAATTTACCATATAAATATGATAACGATTATTTATATGTAGAGAGTTGGGTTAGATCACCTAATCCTTACGGCTATTATGCTTCATTAAAAGAAAATGTATCACCAAACTGTGGTAGCTGTTTTGTAAACATTGATCCGTTTTATGGTAACTCAAAGAATAGAATTCAAATTCGATATGCCGATGTTTTACTTATGCGAGCTGAAGCATTAATTGAACTAGGTCAGTTTAACGATGCTTTGCCTATAATAAATGAAATACGAAATAGAGCTTCACAAAGCACAGGCTTTATTGGATATGCGAACAATTTAAATGTAAGTCCATATATAGATGGTGTTAATTGTACTTGGACCCAAGATTTTGCTAGACAAGCTTTAAGATGGGAACGTAGATTGGAGTTTGCCATGGAGGGAAGTCGTTTTTTTGATTTAGTACGTTGGGGAATTGCTTCAGAAACACTTAATAAATATTATCAAGAGGAAAGCGATGAAGTCGAATATTATGGAGGTGCTAATTTTAATTCATCTAAAGAAGAATATTGTCCAATTCCTCAGGCACAAATTAATTTTAGTCAAGACGTTTACAAACAAAACAAAGGATATTAA